One genomic segment of Brassica napus cultivar Da-Ae chromosome A3, Da-Ae, whole genome shotgun sequence includes these proteins:
- the BNAA03G22500D gene encoding uncharacterized protein BNAA03G22500D, protein MTRHVILTSEERNSSPTTMIKHAERRKVGEVAGGAAAECAAVWCCGPCAVVNLVVLAVYRVPAAVCKKAWRQTKRQRFMRRRHGLLASAAAESTVHARLKEEDPTAEIVFEENVVNGELNDIVVLEDEMFERFYGAGFWRSPSQRDTSSGSI, encoded by the coding sequence ATGACTCGTCACGTGATACTGACATCAGAAGAAAGAAACTCTTCACCGACCACGATGATCAAACACGCGGAGAGGAGGAAGGTGGGAGAGGTAGCGGGAGGAGCCGCAGCTGAGTGTGCGGCCGTGTGGTGTTGCGGTCCTTGCGCCGTGGTTAACCTAGTTGTTCTCGCTGTGTATAGAGTTCCCGCGGCCGTTTGTAAGAAAGCTTGGCGACAAACCAAACGGCAACGTTTTATGAGGAGACGACACGGTTTACTTGCGTCAGCGGCTGCCGAGAGCACCGTGCACGCTAGACTAAAGGAGGAAGATCCAACGGCTGAAATTGTTTTCGAAGAAAATGTAGTGAATGGCGAGTTAAACGACATCGTCGTGCTTGAGGATGAGATGTTTGAACGTTTCTATGGGGCAGGATTTTGGAGAAGCCCGTCACAAAGGGACACATCATCAGGAAGTATATGA
- the LOC106441955 gene encoding DNA polymerase epsilon subunit B-like, with protein sequence MSSMRKKIQKKFKTRGYSLKIDALNSILAFADQFPGDDEGEAIDLLLDHLQMENLNSSVVDAESVQGVINLLLGANDAAEEPASNASSLAFIDAFLVPKYRYDSVKKQFIEHTSSLPVHGEASSKTEVYRERFMLLLQRVSRAELFSMPAFDADKSQFENSEISPIQSLVVQIGRKWVMGVISQLEDGHFYLEDLSASVEIDLSNAKITTGFFTENTIILAEGEMQNGIFQVITCGFPPLEDRDKTLNTHSGYDFFGNGMLTKEDRIRFADLERQAVNETFVILSDIWLDDEEVLGKLEKVLDGFESVEVVPSLFVFMGNFSSHPCNSSFGSYPRLRKQFGKLGRMIGNHPRLKESSRFLFIPGPDDAGPSTVLPRCGLPNSLTEELRDVIPNAIFSSNPCRVKFYNQEIVFFRKNLLYQMRRSCLIPPSAEETDDPFQHLVYTITHQSHLCPLPLMVQPIIWNYDHSLRLYPTPHTIVLGDTSEQKVCKFGGTTCFNPGSFSTDSTFVAYRPSTQEVELSGL encoded by the exons atgagtagTATGAGGAAGAAGATACAGAAGAAATTCAAAACCAGAGGTTACAGCCTCAAGATCGACGCCCTCAACAGCATTCTCGCCTTCGCCGACCAATTCCCCGGCGACGATGAAGGAGAAGCCATCGATCTTCTTCTCGACCACCTCCAGATGGAAAATC TTAATTCATCAGTAGTGGATGCGGAATCAGTTCAAGGAGTGATTAATCTCTTGTTAGGAGCTAATGATGCAGCGGAGGAACCTGCCTCCAACGCTTCTTCCTTGGCTTTCATCGACGCCTTTCTCGTCCCAAAGTATCGATATGATTCTGTTAAGAAGCAGTTCATCGA GCACACGAGTAGTCTGCCTGTTCACGGTGAGGCTTCTTCGAAAACAGAAGTTTACAGGGAACGGTTCATGTTGCTGTTGCAGAGAGTTTCTCGCGCTGAGCTTTTTTCTATGCCAGCTTTTGATGCTGACAAGTCTCAGTTTGAGAACTCTGAG ATATCTCCAATACAGTCTCTAGTGGTTCAAATCGGAAGGAAATGGGTGATGGGTGTGATATCACAGTTGGAAGATGGACATTTCTATTTGGAAGATCTTTCTGCTTCTGTTGAGATTGATTTGTCCAATGCA AAGATAACCACAGGGTTTTTCACTGAGAATACTATCATTTTGGCAGAAGGTGAAATGCAAAATGGTATCTTTCAG GTTATTACATGCGGATTTCCTCCTTTAGAAGACAGGGATAAAACACTAAACACACATTCTGGGTACGACTTCTTCGGAAATGGCATGCTAACTAAAGAAGACAGG ATTAGATTTGCAGACCTAGAAAGACAAGCAGTAAATGAAACATTTGTCATATTGTCTGACATATGGCTGGATGACGAAGAG GTTCTCGGGAAGCTGGAAAAGGTTCTTGATGGTTTTGAAAGTGTGGAGGTTGTGCCTTCCCTTTTTGTTTTCATGGGAAACTTTTCCTCTCACCCATGCAATTCATCCTTTGGTTCTTATCCACGCCTTAG GAAGCAGTTTGGTAAACTTGGGAGAATGATTGGAAACCATCCACGGCTAAAAGAAAGTAGTCGGTTTTTATTCATTCCAGGTCCTGATGACGCAG GTCCCTCAACAGTCTTGCCAAGATGCGGCTTACCAAACTCTTTAACCGAAGAGCTTCGAGATGTTATTCCCAATGCGATATTTTCAAGCAATCCATGCAG AGTAAAGTTCTACAACCAGGAGATTGTGTTCTTCCGGAAAAACCTTCTGTACCAGATGCGCCGTTCATGCTTAATACCCCCTTCTGCTGAAGAAACTGATGACCCATTTCAGCAC CTTGTCTACACAATAACTCACCAGAGCCACCTATGTCCTCTACCTCTCATGGTGCAACCTATCATTTGGAACTACGATCACTCTCTTCGACTCTACCCAACTCCTCATACG ATAGTATTAGGTGACACGAGTGAGCAAAAGGTTTGCAAGTTTGGGGGAACAACATGTTTCAATCCAGGCTCCTTTTCAACTGATAGCACCTTCGTAGCTTATCGACCTTCCACTCAAGAAGTCGAACTCTCTGGTCTCTGA
- the LOC106443721 gene encoding armadillo repeat-containing protein 7, translating into MFTNNQRQEERTGKTGTPRLQYLQELVSQFQNATDEHTKERIVANLANFSYDPYNYTILRQLNVLELFIDCITEPNEKLVEFGIGGICNACAEPKNAATIVEADGIPLIIKCLSSPVRNTVNYALGALYYICDYNRATREMILRAEVLDLIERYAAAETVCVSFSNLAKAFLDKHAHAIT; encoded by the exons atgtTTACTAATAATCAAAGACAAGAAGAACGTACTGGCAAAACTGGAACACCAAGGCTTCAATATCTACAG GAGCTTGTGAGTCAGTTTCAGAATGCAACTGATGAAC ATACTAAGGAGAGAATTGTAGCAAATTTGGCGAACTTTTCCTATGATCCTTACAACTACACCATCTTACGTCAG CTAAATGTCTTGGAACTATTCATAGACTGTATAACAGAGCCAAATGAGAAGCTTGTCGAATTCGGGATAGGAGGAATATGCAACGCTTGTGCTg AGCCAAAGAATGCTGCTACCATTGTTGAGGCTGATGGAATTCCTCTTATAATCAAATGTTTATCAAGCCCTGTCCGGAACACT GTGAATTACGCGCTGGGGGCTTTGTATTACATTTGCGACTATAACAGAGCAACAAGGGAGATGATTCTGAGAGCAGAAGTACTGGATCTCATCGAGAGGTATGCAGCCGCTGAGACGGTCTGTGTAAGCTTTAGTAACCTGGCTAAGGCGTTTCTTGACAAGCATGCTCATGCAATCACATGA
- the LOC106443720 gene encoding NDR1/HIN1-like protein 10 codes for MQQDSNSRPASGYPYPYDPPQQSNANGYQNQYYAPHHNPRAILIRRLFIASMVLLLILGLILVLYFGLVSPQLPYAYVNSLSLSNFNVSNNHLTGNWDLQVRFQNPNSKMSLYYNAVVCTLYYNRDSLSETRLQPFDQGKKDETPINATLSVSRTYVDARLADSIGKERAADGSVEFDLRMTSSVTFRYGVYRRRRYVTVYCYDVAVGVPANSSSGKMVGSAKRCKSF; via the coding sequence ATGCAGCAAGACTCGAATTCTAGACCCGCCAGTGGATATCCATACCCGTATGATCCACCTCAACAATCCAACGCCAACGGTTACCAAAACCAGTACTACGCGCCGCATCATAATCCACGCGCCATCCTAATCCGCCGCCTCTTCATCGCCTCCATGGTCCTTCTCCTCATCTTAGGACTCATCCTCGTCCTCTACTTCGGCCTCGTCAGTCCCCAATTACCATACGCTTACGTcaactctctctccctctccaaCTTCAACGTCTCCAACAATCATCTCACTGGAAACTGGGACCTCCAGGTCCGGTTCCAAAACCCTAACTCAAAGATGTCGCTTTACTACAACGCTGTCGTCTGCACTCTCTATTACAACAGAGATTCTCTGTCTGAAACTCGATTACAGCCGTTCGATCAAGGGAAGAAAGATGAGACTCCCATCAACGCTACGCTCTCTGTCTCCCGGACTTACGTTGACGCTCGATTGGCTGATTCTATCGGGAAAGAGAGAGCGGCGGACGGAAGCGTAGAGTTCGATTTGAGGATGACTTCTTCGGTTACTTTCCGGTATGGAGTGTATCGGCGGAGGAGGTACGTTACGGTTTACTGCTATGATGTGGCGGTTGGTGTTCCCGCGAATAGTAGCTCAGGGAAGATGGTTGGTTCCGCTAAGAGATGcaaatctttttga